Genomic window (Streptosporangium brasiliense):
GGGGAGTCCTTCCCCGATTCGGGGGATCTCGAGACCGACCTGCGGGCTCTGGCCGGGGCCTTCCTGACGATCTACGCGCACGTGGCCCAGCGCGTCTGGCTCGACGTCATGGTGGCGGCCGCGGTCCGCGACCCGGCCGCCCGCGAAACCCTGTCGGCGGTCGTGGCCTCCCGGATCCGGGAGACCTCGCTCCTGGTCCGGCGGGCCATCGACCGTGGGGAGGTGCCCGCCGACACCGACGCGGAGGAGGTGATCCGGATGGTGGCCGCCCCGTTCTACTACCGGATGCTCGTCACCGCGGAGCCGATCGACTCCGCCCTCGCCGACCGGGTGGCCGCGATGGCCGCGCACGCGGCCCGGGCCGGGATCCTGGTGCGCCGGGCCACCCCACCGGAGCAGTAGACGGCGGGAGGCCGGCACGCGGTGAGGTCGGCACGCGGTGAGGCCGATACGCGGCGAGGCCGGCACGCTCCCGGCCCGATCGCCGGACGTGCCGACCTGCTGATCATCCCCGACGGGGGTGCGCGTCCGCCGGCCCGGATGCCGGCCCGGCGGACGGGGGCGGCCGCCGCGGCCCCCGCCTCGCGGCCGCGCCCCCGTCATCGATCACCTGCGGACGGTGAGCCGTCCGAGGCGTGCCCGGCCGGCTACCCGCAGTGCTCGAAGGGGCTGTCGTAGCTGGAGGCGCCGGCCTTGCCGCCCCACTTGACGCACTTGTCGGCCGCGGCGGCGCGCACCGGGCCGGCGTAGTAGGCGAAGTTGCCGGAGTCGGTGATCCGGCTGCTGCCCTGGACCTCCAGGTAGGCGCTGGTGGCCGTCGCCGTGCCGAGGGAGGTCTTCTTCACGGTGGCGACGCAGTTGTAGCCGTTGGCGCTGTTGTAGAGCAGGTAGACGGTGCCGGCCGTGCCCAGGGCGGCGGAGTCGATCACCGTGTAGCCGCTGCCGCAGACCGACTCGGGAGTGTGCGGGTTGGTGCCGCCGCCGCTGCCGCCGACGTACTGCATGTACTTGGTCCAGTCCCAGTACGGGCCGGGGTCGGTGTGGTCGTTGCCCGGGACCTCGACGTGCCCGACGATGTGGGTGCGGTCCTTGGGGATGCCGTACCGGTCGGCGATGCTGCGGGTCAGCGCCGCAGAGGCGCGGTACATCGTGTCGGTGAACCAGGAGGCGTTGTCGACGTAGCCCTCGTGCTCGATGCCGACCGACCGGCTGTTGTAGTCACGGGCGTGCCAGGCGCGGTCCTTCTCACGGACCATCTGGGTGATGTCGCCGTCGGAGGAGCGGACGACGTAGTGCGCCGAGACCTGGGCGGCGGGATTCTGGAACCAGGAGATCGTGCCGGCGTAGGAGCCCTGGGTCACGTGGATGACGATGCGGTCGATCGGGTCGCTCGCCGGCCGGTTGGAGACGGCGTAGTTGCTGGAGCTGGCCGGGACCCAGTGCGCCGAGGGGTAGTCGACGGCCGCGGCCGCGAAGGTCCTGTCCAGGTCCGGGGCCTTGGCGTAGTCGCCGCGGTCGGGCTGTACCGCCTGCGCGGTCACGGTCAGCGCCTGGCCGCCGGGGGTGGTGGCGCGCACGCCGGCGGCGAGCAGCTCGTAGACGGTGTCGGCGTACAGCCGGGCCACCTCGGGGGAGGAGGCGTTGCCGTACCGGGCCACCGCCGTGTACCACTTGCCGGCGTCCTTGCGGGCGGCGGCGTCCAGTCCGAGCTCGTCGGCGTAGGCGCGTAGCACCGCGGCGCCGCCGGTGATGTTGGCCGCGTCGTCGCTCTTCAGCGCCGAGAGCGGTTGTGCGGTCAGTGCGGCCGCGCGCTCCAGGGTGTGGGCGGTGGGGTTGCTGACCAGATGCATCACTCCGTAGCCGCCGCTGGCGCTGGGCTCGCCGTGGTGTCCGTCGAGGTGGGTCTCGGCGTATCCGAGGGTGACGAGCAGGTCGCGGGGGATCTCGTAGGTCGCGGCCGCGCGGGCGAAGGCGTCGGTCATGGGATCGGCCGGAGCGGCGCTCGCGGGCCGGCCCACCAGGAGCGAGAGGGGGATGAGCGAACCGGCCAGCAGCACGGCTGAACGGCGGAGTCGGGCCTGCACAGATTCTCCTCAGGGAGTGGGGATCCGCTGAAGGGGCCGCCCCCGGCCGGTGCGGGCGGAGGCGGCCCCGGGCATCAGCTGCCGCAGTGTTCGAAGGGGCTGTCGTAGCTGGAGGCGCCGGCCTTGCCGCCCCATTTGACGCACTTGCCGGCACCGGAGGCGCGCACCGGACCGGCGTAGTAGGCGAAGTTGCCGGAGTCGGTGATCCGGCTGCTGCCCTGGACCTCCAGATAGGCGCTGGTGGCCGTCGCCGTGCCGATCGACGAGCGCTTGATGGTGGTCACGCAGTTGTAGCCGTTGGTGTTGTTGTAGAGCAGGTAGACGGTGCCGGCCGTGCCCAGGGCGGCGGAGTCGACCACGTCGTAGCCGCTGCCGCAGACCGACTGCGGGGTGTGCGGGTTGGTGCTGCCGCCGCAGTTGTTGGAGGTCACGGTCTGGACCGGGTAGCCGAACGTGGTCCCGTTGAAGACGGCCTTCTGGATGTTGGACGGGTAGCTGCTGCCCATCCGGACCTCGTAGTGCAGGTGGGGTGAGATGTAGTTGCCGGGCTTGCTGGTGTTGCCGACGGTGCCGATCTGCTGGCCCTGGGAGACCTGGACGCCCGCGCTCACCGAGCGCACGTTCAGGTGCGCGTAGTAGGTGGACCAGCCGCCACCGTGGTCGATCTTGACGAGGTTCCCGTATCCGTTGGTCGACCCCTGGTGGGCCGAGATGACCACCGTGCCGGCCGCGGCCGCGACGACGGGGTCTCCCAGGTCGGCGTCGGCGGTGCTACCCCGGTTGAAGTCGATCTCCCACGACTGGTGCGCGCTGCTCGCGCTGGAGTTACCCGTCCAGCTCTGCCCGCAGGGGAAGGGCAGCTGGAAGTTCGTCGCCAGGAGGGTCGCCCCGTCGTCCGGGGCGGGATCGGTCTCGCTGCTGTTCGGCACAGGGTCCCCCAGCACCCCCGCACCGGCGCCCGGAGCCATGACGGCGCCGCCCGCGAGGCTGAGCAGCAGGGCGAACCCCACCGTGAGCACCCCTCTGAGTCTCATGCGGATCCTTTCCACAGGTCCCGGGGGCGAAGCCTTGACCGGCACCGTGCACTGTCTGTTGGATCTCTCGAAAGGCTCTTGCTGGGGTCCAGGGTCTGGATTGCCGGTACAAAAATCATCCAAAATCTGTATAAAGGCCTATCCGGCTCATAGCACACAACCCGATGAATGGTTGCAGCGCCTCCATACGAGGAGTAAGTGCGGTCATGGTGGTTGATCAGCCCACATTCAGCGTGCTCGGTGGTTTGGACGTCCGGACCTCGGGACGCTCCCTCCGCATCGCCGGCACGAAACCCCGAATCCTGCTGGCATCGCTGTTGCTCGACGCCAACCGTGTGGTCGGCGCGGACCTGCTCGCCGAGGTGCTGTGGCCCCGGCACCGGCCGCGCTCCGCCCACGCCAACATCCGCACCTACGTGAGCTCGCTGCGCGGCGTGCTGGAGGCGGCCGGTGCCCGGATCCAGGCCCGGCCGCCCGGCTACGTGATCGAGCTGTCGACCGGCCAGCTCGACGCGCTGCTGTTCGAGGACCTGATCGCCGGGGCGCGCGCGGCCGGCCGTACGGAGGAGTCCTTCGACCGGCTCCGCCGGGCGCTCGCGCTGTGGCACGGCACCCCGCTGGCCGACCTGCCGGCCAGCCCGCTCTGGGACGGGCGGCTGCAGGCGCTGGCGGAGGTACGGCTCGCCGCCGCCGAAGAGCTGATCGCCCTGAGGATGGCCCGGGGCGAGTACACTGACGCGATCGGCGAGCTGCGCGGGCTGCTGAAGGAGCATCCCTTCCGGGAGGACCTCTGGCAGCGGCTGATGCTCGCCCTGCACTGGAGCGGACGGCAGGCCGAGGCCCTGCACGCCTACACCACGGTCCGGCGGCAGCTGGTCGCCGAGCTCGGGATCGAACCCGGCGCGGACCTGCGCCGGGCGCACGCGGCTGTCCTGGCGGGCGAGCCCCCGCCCGCCGTGGCCGGGCCCGCCCTCCCGCCCGCCGTCGCGGCCGTGCCGCACCCCCCACCGCCCGTCGCGGCGGCCGTCTCCACCCCCCACCAGCTCCCCCCGGACGTGCCGGACTTCACCGGCCGGGCCGAGGCCGTCGCCGTCCTCACCCGGGCGCTGTCCCCCGTGGAGCGCCCGCCGGACGGGCCGCCCCTGATCGTCGTGGTGATGGGGGCGCCGGGCGTGGGCAAGTCGGCACTGGCGGTGCACTGCGCGCACGCCGTACGGGCCGGATATCCGGGCGGGCAGCTCTACCTGGACCTCGGCGGGACCGAGCCGGTCCCGGCCGACCCGGGTGAGCTGCTGGCCGAGGCGTTGCGGGCGCTGGGGGTCGGCGAGGCCGGCCTGCCGGCCACCGTGCGCGAACGCTCCGCCCTGTACCGGTCCCTGCTGGCCGGACGCCCGATGCTCGTCGTCCTCGACGACGCCGCCGGCGCCGCCCAGGTGCGGCCGCTGCTGCCCGGCAGCGGCTGCGCGGTGCTCGTGACGAGCCGGCGGCGGATCACGGAGCTGCCCGGCGCCCTCCGGCTCGAACTGGACGTCCTGCCGCCCGGCGAGGCGGAGGAGTTCCTGGGCAGGATCGTGGGCCCGGAGCGGCTGGAGAGGGAGCGGGAGGCCGCCGTGGCGATCCTCCGCTCCTGCGGATACCTGCCGCTCGCCGTCAGGATCGCCGGAGCGCGGCTGGCGGGGCGGCCCGGCTGGTCGCTGGAGGTGCTGGGGCGGCGGCTGGACGACGAGTCGAACCGGCTCGGCGAGCTGCGGGCCGGCGACCTGGAGGTGCGGGTCAGCCTCGACCGGAGCTACCGGCTGCTGCCCGACGACGCGGCCCTGGCCCTGCGGGCGCTGGGCCTGCTGGGCCCGCAGTCCCTGCCCGGCTGGGTGGTCGACGCCGCGCTGGACCGGCACCGGGCCGACGACGTGACGGACGTCCTGGTCGATGTGAACCTGCTCCGGCTGGTCGGCACCGACCCGATCGGCCAGCCGCGCTACCGGCTGCACGACCTGGTCCGCTGCAACGCCAGGGAGAAGGCCGGCGGCCTCCTGGAGCGGAACGCCCTCATCAGGGTGCTCGGGGCCTGGATGGCCACCGCCGAGAGCGCCACGGCGCGGCTGCCGACCACGCTCTTCAGCCTGTCCGCGGCCGGGGCCACCCGCTGGAACCTGCCCGCCGACACCCTCGGGCGCCTGACCGCCGACCCGCTGTCGTGGCTGGACGCCGAGCACGACACGCTCGTGGGGGCGGTGCGCCTGGCCGCCGACGCGGGGCTGGCCGAGTCGGCGTGGGGGCTCGCCGCGGCCCTCGTCCCCTACTACGACCTGCGCTGCCACTTCGAGGAGTGGCAGTCCACCCACCGGGTCGCCCTTGAGGCCGCGCGCCTGGCACAGGACCGTCACGGCGAGGCGGCCATGCTCCGCGGCCTCGCCCAGGTGTGCCTCTACCAGGACCGCTACGCCGAGGCGACGGAGATGTTCCGCAGAGCCCTCACGATCTTCCACGAGCTGGGGGACGCCCGGGGCGAGGCGACCTCGATCTGCGGGCTCGGGGCGGTCAACCAGTTCTGCGGCGAGCATCTCAGGGCGCTGACCTACTTCCGGCAGGCTCTGGCCATGTTCCTGGCCATGGGCGATCAGAGCGGCGAGGCCTACGCGCGGCAGGCGATCGGGCGGGTCTGCCTGGCCTCCGGCAACCTGCACCAGGCGTCCAGATGGCTGGGCGAGGCGCTGGGGCTGGCCCGGCGGCTCGGCGACCCCCACCGGGAGGGCTGCGTGTCCATGCAGCTCGGACGCTTCCACGCCCTGGTGGCCGAGCCCGATCGGGCGATGCGCTTCCAGGGACGCGCGCTGGACATCTTCGAAGGTCTCGGTGATCTCCACTGCGGGGCCTACGCGATGCAGAACCTGGGCGGGCTCCAGGTCGTCCGCGGCGACCGGTCGCACGCCTCCGACAAGCTGGAGCGGTCGCTGCTGATCTTCCAGCGGCTCGGCGACCGGAGCGGGGAGGCGGCCACGGTCCAGACACTCGGCGAGCTGCACCGGTCGGCGGGCCGTACCCGGCTGGCACAGAACTACCTGCATCACGCCCTGGAGCTCCGGCGCGAGCTGCGGGGCGGCGCCGACCTCGCCGGGAGTGCCGGTCCCGCGGCCCTCCCCGGCGATGGGTGGCGGAGCCCGGACGTGGTGCGGTCGCCGCTCGGGCTCGTACTTGACGGGAACGCCGTGGAGTGGTGACCCCCTTCACTGATCATCCGGAGCGCCCGCCCGCCGCCCGCCCCCGCCGGCCGCCCGGCTCAGTGGTCGATGACGTGCAGGGCCTGCGAGCTGCCGCTGAGCCGGCGCGCCCCCGAGGGGGCGCACACCGCGACGTCGGCCACCCGCGCGCCGAACAGCTCGGGCAGGTAGATCGCCGGTTCGACGCAGACCGTCATCCCGGCGGCGAGCACCGTCGTGTCGCCCGGGACGAGCCAGGGGCCCTCGTCGTGGCCGAGGCCGACGCCCCGGCCGGGCCGCTCCGCGGCGTAGTGGCCGTAGCCGCTGCCCTCGATCACCTCCCGGGCGGCCCGCCCGGCCTCCGCCGCCGGCACGCCGGGCCGCAGCGAGTCGAGGGCGGCGCGCTGCGCGGCCAGGACGACCGAGTACATCGCCTCGAAGTCCTCCGGCGGCTCGGCCACCGCGAAGACGCGGGCCACCTCCGAGCAGTGGCCGCCCCATCTGCCGCACACCGAGACCAGGAGCGCGTCGCCCGGGTTGATCACGCGGTCGCACGGCACGTGCCGGGGGACGGCGCTGTGCTCGCCGGCCGCCACGAGCACCGACAGCACCTCCTCGCACCCGGTCTCGACCATCATGGCCCACAGCCGCCGCGCCATCGCGCGCTCGGTGGTGCCGAACCAGGCCAGCTCGCGGGCCATGAGCAGGACGGCGTCCGCCGCGGAGGCGGCGCGTTCCGTCGCCGCGACCTCCGCGGTCCCCCGGTGCAGCCGGAGCGGGGCGAGCACGGCCGAGGCCAGCACGAGCTCGGCCTCCACCCGTAGCGAGAACAGCTCCCAGGCCCGCATCTCGGAGTCCACCCCGACGCGGCGGGCGGAGGCGGGGATGAGTGCCGCGGCCTCCAGCGGTCCGGCCGCCGCCGCCGGCGGGCCGTGGAGGTCCAGGACGAGATACCCCTCGCCCTGGCCCCCCAGGTAGCGGAAGTCGGGAGAGGGGCGCAGCACCAGGGCGTCGACCCCCTCCTCGACCATCCTGCGGCGCACCTCGTCGATCATGCAGGCCCGTGCAGCCAGCACGCGACGGGACCGAAGTCGGGCTCGCGCTCCCGGCAGACGTCCATCGCCACCGGGCAGCGCGGGTGGAACCGGCAGCCGCGGGGCGGGTCGGCCGGATCCGGCACGTCCCCGGACAGCTCCGCCGGGAGCACCCCGGCGCCGTCGGGCGCGGGGATCGCGCCCAGCAGCGCCTTGGTGTACGGATGACGGGGCTCGGCCCACACCTCGGCGGTCCGCCCCATCTCCACGATCTTCCCGAGGTACATCACCGCGATCCGGTCGGCGATCAGCCGTACCACCGACAGGTCGTGGCTGATGAACAGCAGGCCGGCGCCCGAGGAGACCGCGAGGTCCCGCATCAGCGTGGCCACCTGGGCCTGTGCCGAGGCGTCGAGCGCGGAGATCGGCTCGTCGCCGATCAGCAGGTTCGGCCGGGCGGCGAGCGCCCTGGCGATCGCGATCCGCTGCCGCTGGCCGCCGGAGAACTCGTGCGGGTGGCGGGCGGCGAACTCCCGGGGCAGCCCGACCCGCTCCAGCAGGTCGGCGGGGGCGGTCACGGTGTCGCCCGCCGTACGCAGCCCGTCGGCGATCTGCGCGCCCACCCGGCGCCGGGGGTTCAGCGAGGCGTAGGGATCCTGGAACACCATCTGGATCCCGGCCAGTGCCCGGTCCCTGCGGCGCAGGCCGAGCGGGGTCACCGGCCGCCCCTCGAAGGTGATCGACCCGGCGGCGGCCCGGTTGAGCCCGCACACCGCGCGGGCCAGCGTCGACTTGCCGCATCCGGACTCGCCGACGAGCCCGACGACCTCGCCCGCCGCGACGGTCAGACTGGCCCCGGCCACCGCCCGTACCAGGGGGCGGCCCGGGGTGCGATGCTCGACGACGAGGTCGTCCACGATCAGCAGTGTCATGAGGTCTCCCCGGGCAACGACTCCAGCAGGGCACGGGTGTAGGGGTGGCGCGGCTCGCGCAGCACCTGGCCGCGCGGTCCGGTCTCCACGACCAGGCCTTCCTTCATCACGCTCACCTCGTCGGCGACCGCCGACATCACGCCGAGGTCGTGGGTGACGAGCAGTACGGCCAGGCCCAGGTCGTCGCAGAGGCCGCGCAGCAGTCGCAGCACGCCGGCCTGGACGGTCACGTCGAGAGCGGTCGTGGGCTCGTCGGCGATGAGCACCTTCGGCGAGCAGGCCAGGGCGATCGCGATCGCGATGCGCTGGCGCATGCCGCCGGAGAACTGGTGCGGGTAGCGGTCGATCGCCGCCTCGGGCCCGGGGATGCGCACCTGGCCCAGCAGCTCGACGGCCCTGGCCCGCGCCTGTTTCCGGTCGAGCCCCAGGTGGTGGCGCATGTGCTCGGTGAGCTGGCGGCCGACCGAGAGCATCGGGTGCAGGCTGGTCGCCGGGTCCTGGAAGACCATGGCGACCTCACCGCCGCGCACCGTGTTCAGCTCCTTGGGCGCCATCGTGAGCAGGTCGCGCTCTCCCAGGGCGATCCGGCCGGTGGTGCGGGCGCCGTGCGGGAGCAGCCCCAGCACGGCCAGGCCCGTCATCGTCTTGCCCGAGCCGCTCTCGCCGGCCAGACCGTGCACACGGCCGGCCCGCAGGTCGAGGTCGACGCCGCGCAGGATCTCCCTGCCGCCGATGGAGACCTTCAGGTCGGAGATGGCCAGAAGGGTCACAGCGCACGCTCCTTGATGGCGCGGGCCGTCCGCGGGTCGAGGGCGTCGCGCAGCGTGTCGCCCAGGAAGTTGAAGGCCAGCACGACGGTCAGGATGGCCAGACCGGGGAAGGTCGCCACCCACCAGCTGTCGAAGACCTCCACGCCGGAGGCGACCATCGCGCCCCACTCGGGGGACGGGGGCTTGGCGCCGAGCCCGAGGAAGGACAGGCCGGACAGCAGCAGCAGCGCGGTGCCGATGTCGAGGGTGGCCAGCACCAGGATCGGCCCGGTGACGTTCGGCAGCACGTCCACCCGGAGCGAGCGCCAGGCGGAGAAGCCGAGCAGTCGCCCGCTCAGCACGAACTCGCGCTCGCGCACGCCCAGCACCAGGCCGCGGGTCACGCGGGCGTAGGCCGGCCAGGCGACGACGAGTACGGCGAGCACGGCGTTGGTGAGGCTCGCGCCGAGCGCGGCGGCGACGACCATGGCCAGGATCACGGTGGGGAAGGCGAAGACGAGGTCGGCGAGCCGCATGATCGTCTCGTCGACCCACTTGCCGAAATATCCGGCGCAGGCGCCCAGCAGGCCGCCGACCAGCACCGAGAGCACGACCAGCAGCAGCGTCAGCGGGATCGACAGGCGCGCGCCGTACATCACCCTGCTCAGGATGTCGCGGCCGAGCTGGTCGGTGCCGAACCAGTGGCCCGGGCCGGGCGGGGCCAGCCGCGGCAGGTCCTGGGCGAGCGGATCGTGCGGCGCCAGCAGCGGGGCGGCCAGCGCGATCACGATCCAGGCGAGCGCGATCACCCCGCCGACGATCGCCAGCGGCTGCCGCCATGCTTGGGGGAGTTTCACTGGAGTCTCACTCTGGGGTCGATGACGCCGTACAGCACGTCGACGATCAGGTTGATGACGAGGTAGACCCCGCCCACCACCAGGCCGACGCCCATCACGGCGGGCAGGTCGAGGGTGGTCGCGCTCTTGTAGGCGTACTGGCCCACGCCCGGCCAGGCGAAGATCGCCTCGACGAGCACGGTTCCCGACAGCAGGCTGCCGAAGGCCAGGCCCGCGACCGTGATGATCGGCACCAGCGCCGAGCGCAGCACGTAGCGGAACAGGATCACCCGGGGCGGCAGGCCCTTGGCCCGCGCGGCGCGCACGTAGTCCTGGCCCAGCACCTCCAGCACCGCCGACCGGGTGAACCGGGTCAGCAGGCCGATCGTGTAGAGGGCCAGCACCAGCGCGGGGGTGATGAGGTGGCCGACCGCCGAGGAGAACACGTCCCACTGCCCCGCCAGCGCGGAGTCGACCGTGTACAGCCCGGTGACCTGCGGGGGCGGGCTCATGCCCGGATCGATCCGGCCGCTGCCCGGAGTGACCTGCAGCCGGTAGAAGAAGACGTAGAACGCCGTCAGCGCCAGCCAGAAGGTCGGCACGGAGATGCCGATCAGGCTGATGACCCGGAGCACGTGGTCGGAGAGCCGGTCCCGGCGCAGCGCCGCGATCACGCCGAAGGCCACACCCGCCACGAGGGAGATCAGGATCGCGGCGCCGGCCAGTTCGAGCGTGGCCGGCACGGACTCCGCCAGGTCGTCGAGGACCGGGCGGTGGCTCTGCTGGCTCGTCCCGAGGTCGCCCTGGAGGACCCCCTGAAGGTGCAGCAGGTACTGCTGGGGGAGCGGCTTGTCCAGGCCGTGCTCGGCCCGCCACTGCGCGACGATCGCCGGGTCGCCCAGGGCCCGCTGGCCGAGGTTGGCCGAGACGGGGTCGCCGGGGACCATGTTGGTCAGGACGAAGGTGACGAGCGTGATGCCCACCGCCAGCAGGAGCGCCGTGAGCACCCGGCGGGCCAGGAAGCGGACCAGCGGACTCCGGCGGCCGGTACGGCCCGGCGGCTTGCGCCGGGCCGTACCCTCCTTCAGGTCCTCGTTACTTGAGGTCGGCGACATCGACAGTCCACACCGGGTGGAACTCCAGGCCGGTGACGGACTTGGCCGTCACGATGTTCTGGCTCGGCTGGATGAGCGGGACGAACGGGCCCGAGGCGTTGAGCTTGGTCTGCACGTCGACGTAGGCCTGCTTCCGGGCCTCGTCGCCGATCGTGGTGGCCGCCTTCTCGCCGGCCGCCTCCAGCTCCTTGTCGGCGCCGGCCTTCCAGCCGGCCCGCAGGCCCACGAGCTTGCCCGGTAGGAAGGACAGGTAGTCGCTGGGGTCGGGGTAGTCCGGACCCCAGTACCACAGGCCCAGCTCCTCCTTGCCGTTGCGGTAGTTGTCCAGGGCCGTGGTGATCGGCGCGGGCGCCAGCTCCACGGTGATGCCGACCTCCTTGAGGTTGGCCTGGACCCGCTCGGCGAGCGGCTGGAAGGACAGGCCGTTGACGGTCAGCTCGCTGGGGTACTCCAGCTTGACCGTCGGGTCGGCCACGCCGCTCTCCTTGAGAGCCGCCTTGGCGCCCTCGATGTCGCGCTTGGCCGCCTGCTCCGGCGGGAGCGCGCCCAGCAGCATCGAGGGGATCACCCCGGGAGCCTGCACCGAGCCCTCGCCGGCCAGCTCCAGCAGACCCGCGTAGTCGACGCCCTTCCGCACGGCCTCGGCGAACTTGGGGTTGGAGGTGACCTTGCTGACCGCGGGGTTCTGGTTGGCGAGCAGGAAGATCACGTTGGCCGAGGCCGTCTTCTTGACCGTCAGGTCACCGGTGATCCCGGCGACCTGGTCCCCGGAGAGGTTCAGCGCGACCTGGCTGTCGCCACGCGAGATGTTGAGCTTCTGGGTCGCGGCCTCGACGTTGCGGAGCACGACCTTGTCGTAGACGGGCTTGTCCGGGCCCCAGTACTTGGCGTTCGCCTTGAGCACGACCTGGGTGCTGACGTTGAACGACTCGATCGTGTAGGGACCCGAGCCCGCCGAGGCGGAGTTGAGGTACTGCTCGGCCTTGTCGCCGGCGTCCGTGGTGGCGCCGTGCTCCTTGGCCACCTTGGAGTTGAGGATGCCCAGCGCGGGGTTGGGCAGGATGTACGGCAGCGCGGGGTTGGCGCTCTTCGACGTCAGCGTGATCGTGTCCGCGCCGGTCTTGGCCACCTCCACCCCGTCGAGCAGGAACGACGGGGTGCCCTTCATGTCGCGCACGCGGTTCAGCGAGAAGACGACGTCGTCGGCGGTGACCGGCGAGCCGTCGGCGAAGGTGGCGCCCTGGCGGAGCTTGAGGGTCAGCTCCTTGCCGTCGTCGGACAGTTCGAACGACTCGGCGAGGGCGGGCACCGGCTTGGTGACGTCGGAGCCCTCGAAGGTGAGGAGGGTCTCGTAGGCCGCCTTACCGATGATCAGGCCGGTCGGCTCGTAGGTGCGCCCGGGGTCGGCCGTCTTGAGGTCGAAGGAGGTGTCGATCACGAGCGTCTTGGCGGCGGCGGTGCCGCCACCGCTCTGGGACGTCGTGGACGAGCCGCCGCTGGAGCAGGCGGCAAGGGCGAGGGCGCCGGTGAGCAGCACCGGCAGCAGGGCTGCCTTCGCTCCGGGGCGCCGTGAACGGGTCGCCATTCTGTGTCCTCCGAAAATGGGCCGTGTAGACGTTTGGTCGCCGATCGTCCAGGATTGTCCGGCAAAAAGTCCAGCTCATGGGGTTAAGCTGAGACGAATCTGGCATAAGGGGTATGGAGATGACCGAAATATCAAGGAACGCGGCCCAGGAAGGCGGTCAACCTGGACGGATCGGCATCGGCCTGGAGCTCGACGCGACACACCTGAAGATCCTTGAGGTGCTGCGCGAGAACGGCAGGATCTCCGTGGCTGCTCTCGCCGAGCGGGTCGGCATCTCCCGGGCCAACGCCTACACGCGCTTCGAGGCGCTGCGCGCCGACGGCGCGATCAAGCGGTTCACGGCGGAGATCGACCACGTCCGCACAGGTCTCGGCATCACCGCGTTGATCTTCGTGACCGTCCGGCAGCAGATGTGGCGCCAGTTCCGCGCCCAGCTCGCGGCGATGCCCGAGGTGGAGTACTGCGCGATCACGACGGGCCAGCACGACGCGATGATCCAGGTCCGGATGGCCGACGTCGCCGCCGTGCACGCCATGGTGACCGAGCGGCTGGCCAACATCCCCGCGGTCAAGGCCACCGAGACCGTCTTCATCCTGGACGAGGTGCTCAAGCGCCCCTACGTCCTGCCGAGCGACCGCGGTCCCGGCCGCTCCCCCCGCCGTCCCGCCGACCCCGCCGCGGCCCCCGGGGGAGAGGTGCCCCTGGGCAAGATGCGCTTCGTGGGCGCGGCCGAGGGCCGCGCCCAACTCCAGCAGGACGTCTGACACGCGGGCCTGCCCCCCGGCGGCAGCGCCGGAAGGCGGTCCGGTGGGGGCGCGTCCCGGAGCGGGGCGGCCCCGGGTGCGCGCTCCCCGTCAGGCGGTCAGGACGGCAGGACCTCGGTGCACACGCTCACGTGCGTCGTGTCGTCCCCGGCGAACTGGAACTCCTCGACCAGGCGCAGCCGGCCGTCGGGGAGGGGCTCGGCGCGGCTGGCGCTCTGCCCGCCGGCGCGCTCGCCGTTCTTGAGCAGGTGGACGTAGGTGATCTCCAGGCGGTCGCCGTCCCTGGTGCCGACGAAGCGCCCGTGGACCACGGTGTCGCCGGTGTAGTCGCCCCAGATGATCCCGCCGGACTCCCGGTAGGCGAACTCGGTG
Coding sequences:
- a CDS encoding Lrp/AsnC family transcriptional regulator, with the protein product MTEISRNAAQEGGQPGRIGIGLELDATHLKILEVLRENGRISVAALAERVGISRANAYTRFEALRADGAIKRFTAEIDHVRTGLGITALIFVTVRQQMWRQFRAQLAAMPEVEYCAITTGQHDAMIQVRMADVAAVHAMVTERLANIPAVKATETVFILDEVLKRPYVLPSDRGPGRSPRRPADPAAAPGGEVPLGKMRFVGAAEGRAQLQQDV